One window from the genome of Mucilaginibacter ginsenosidivorans encodes:
- a CDS encoding DUF4242 domain-containing protein, with the protein MPKYVIEREIPGAGKLTAEQLKGISQTSCGVLSNMGPQIQWVQSYVTGDKIYCVYIAPNEDMVREHAKQGGFPANSVSEVTAVIDPTTAE; encoded by the coding sequence ATGCCTAAATACGTGATCGAACGGGAAATTCCCGGTGCAGGTAAGTTAACTGCGGAACAATTAAAAGGTATTTCACAAACTTCGTGCGGTGTATTGAGCAATATGGGCCCGCAGATACAGTGGGTGCAAAGCTATGTAACAGGCGATAAAATCTATTGCGTTTACATTGCACCAAATGAGGATATGGTGCGCGAACATGCCAAACAGGGCGGTTTCCCGGCTAATTCGGTAAGCGAAGTAACGGCCGTTATTGACCCCACCACAGCCGAATAA
- a CDS encoding lipocalin-like domain-containing protein: MSSPVVAAPSGSLTTDIRGIWWLLTRQDWTKDGQKRIDPTLGAEPFGILSYSGTHFAAQFMKRDRTEDAGEQVFYSGQNNTSAVGGYDAYFGTYEVDEQTGKVAHTLIGSITPSNIGMTVSRDMRAEGDKLVIQLETTRPDGEPITRTLTWKRLS; encoded by the coding sequence ATGAGTTCTCCTGTTGTTGCTGCCCCTTCGGGCAGTTTAACCACGGACATTCGTGGTATTTGGTGGTTGTTGACCCGTCAGGATTGGACCAAAGACGGCCAAAAACGGATCGACCCGACTTTAGGCGCAGAGCCGTTTGGCATTTTATCCTATTCAGGTACCCATTTTGCCGCGCAGTTTATGAAGCGCGACCGGACGGAAGATGCCGGTGAACAAGTATTTTATTCGGGCCAGAATAATACCAGCGCGGTTGGGGGCTACGATGCCTATTTCGGAACCTATGAAGTAGACGAACAAACCGGCAAAGTAGCGCATACGCTCATCGGCTCCATTACGCCATCCAATATCGGCATGACCGTTTCGCGTGATATGCGTGCCGAAGGCGATAAGCTTGTCATCCAATTGGAAACTACAAGGCCCGACGGTGAACCTATTACCCGCACGCTTACCTGGAAGCGGTTGAGCTGA